From Halobacterium sp. R2-5, the proteins below share one genomic window:
- a CDS encoding lactate racemase domain-containing protein — protein MEFPDRSDVDHLIDPQPLPEFARVRYEPESDSLDDPVGAARAELDALDVDDLDDGATVAVGVGSRGIHRIDDVARAVVADLDERGLDPVVVPAMGSHGGATPEGQREILESLDITEDSVGAPIDARMDAEELDAVTVGDTDVPVYFSTAALEADAVLVVNRVKAHTNFTGNIESGLAKMTVVGLGKQRGAKSFHSTAIAEGYVETLTAALDVIESSVPLLGGVALVENFEEELSHVEGVPAGSFLDREPELLERAYDEMATLPVDDVDLLVVDEIGKEISGAGMDTNVIGRYRVLNAPDPETPDIDLIYVRGLTEATKGNGNGIGLADLTRQAAVDQLDLKKTYANALTSGSLAKSKLPVVAPDDEFALRTALAALGGYDPETVRVLWIRNTEELEELRVSAAVVDDLPESATVVGDEALAFEDGEAQFTDA, from the coding sequence ATGGAGTTCCCCGACCGCAGCGACGTCGACCACCTCATCGACCCGCAGCCGCTCCCCGAGTTCGCCCGGGTGCGCTACGAGCCCGAGAGCGACTCGCTGGACGACCCAGTCGGCGCGGCGCGGGCCGAACTCGACGCGCTCGACGTGGACGACCTCGACGACGGCGCGACGGTCGCGGTGGGCGTCGGGAGTCGCGGCATCCACCGCATCGACGACGTCGCGCGCGCCGTCGTCGCCGACCTCGACGAGCGCGGCCTCGACCCCGTCGTCGTCCCCGCGATGGGGAGCCACGGCGGCGCGACGCCCGAAGGCCAGCGCGAGATACTGGAGTCCCTCGATATCACCGAGGACAGTGTGGGCGCGCCGATAGACGCGCGGATGGACGCCGAGGAACTGGACGCGGTGACGGTCGGCGACACGGACGTGCCCGTGTACTTCTCGACGGCCGCCCTGGAAGCCGACGCCGTGCTCGTCGTGAACCGCGTGAAAGCCCACACTAACTTCACGGGGAACATCGAGAGCGGGCTCGCGAAGATGACCGTCGTCGGCCTCGGGAAGCAGCGCGGCGCGAAGTCGTTCCACTCGACGGCCATCGCGGAGGGCTACGTGGAGACGCTGACCGCCGCGCTGGACGTCATCGAGTCCTCGGTACCCCTGCTCGGCGGGGTCGCCCTCGTGGAGAACTTCGAGGAGGAGCTCTCGCACGTCGAGGGCGTGCCCGCCGGGTCGTTCCTCGACCGCGAGCCCGAACTGCTGGAGCGCGCGTACGACGAGATGGCGACGCTGCCCGTCGACGACGTCGACCTGCTGGTCGTCGACGAGATCGGCAAGGAGATCTCGGGGGCGGGCATGGACACGAACGTCATCGGGCGCTACCGCGTGCTGAACGCCCCCGACCCCGAGACGCCCGACATCGACCTCATCTACGTGCGCGGGCTCACCGAGGCGACGAAGGGCAACGGTAACGGTATCGGGCTCGCGGACCTCACGCGGCAGGCCGCCGTCGACCAGCTAGATCTGAAGAAGACGTACGCGAACGCGCTCACGAGCGGGTCGCTCGCGAAGTCCAAGCTCCCCGTGGTCGCGCCCGACGACGAGTTCGCGCTCCGCACGGCGCTGGCGGCGCTCGGCGGCTACGACCCGGAGACAGTGCGCGTCCTCTGGATTCGGAACACGGAGGAGCTCGAGGAGCTCCGTGTCTCGGCGGCCGTCGTCGACGATCTCCCGGAGTCCGCGACCGTCGTCGGCGACGAGGCGCTGGCCTTCGAGGACGGCGAGGCGCAGTTCACGGACGCGTAG
- a CDS encoding SDR family oxidoreductase: MDLEIDGNAALVTASSSGLGKASAKALAQEGANVVINGRDEDQLEEAREEIEAVAEGEVVAQPGDLTDAEDAKTLVETTVDEFGTIDHLVTSAGGPPSGAFLDTDDDDWEHAYQLLVMSVVRLAREAAPHLEEGDGGTIVNITSRTVKEAKENLVLSNSVRMGVIGLEKTLSKEFAPEVRANAVLPGSHETARIENLIDSAIERGDYEDYEDGLAAWSDNPLERIGDPMELGNTVAFLSSPKSGYINGAALPIDGGSIGANL; this comes from the coding sequence ATGGACCTAGAGATAGACGGCAACGCGGCGCTCGTCACGGCATCGTCCAGTGGACTCGGAAAAGCGTCGGCGAAGGCGCTCGCGCAGGAGGGCGCGAACGTCGTCATCAACGGCCGCGACGAGGACCAGCTCGAGGAAGCCCGCGAAGAGATCGAGGCAGTCGCCGAGGGCGAGGTCGTCGCCCAGCCCGGCGACCTCACGGACGCCGAGGACGCGAAGACGCTCGTCGAGACCACCGTCGACGAGTTCGGTACGATCGACCACCTCGTGACGAGCGCGGGCGGCCCGCCGTCGGGCGCGTTCCTCGACACGGACGACGACGACTGGGAGCACGCCTACCAGCTCCTCGTGATGAGCGTCGTGCGACTGGCCCGGGAGGCCGCGCCCCACCTCGAGGAGGGCGACGGTGGCACCATCGTCAACATCACGTCCCGGACCGTCAAGGAGGCCAAGGAGAACCTCGTGCTGTCGAACTCCGTCCGCATGGGCGTCATCGGTCTGGAGAAGACGCTCTCGAAGGAGTTCGCGCCCGAGGTGCGCGCGAACGCCGTGCTGCCGGGCTCCCACGAGACGGCGCGCATCGAGAACCTCATCGACAGCGCCATCGAGCGCGGCGACTACGAGGACTACGAGGACGGGCTGGCCGCGTGGTCGGACAACCCCCTCGAACGCATCGGCGACCCGATGGAGCTCGGGAACACGGTCGCGTTCCTGAGTTCGCCGAAGTCCGGGTACATCAACGGCGCCGCGCTCCCCATCGACGGCGGCTCCATCGGGGCGAACCTATGA
- a CDS encoding cupin domain-containing protein, with the protein MKPVKFDDAETYEPEEGWRRVAMAGSDQFSFEWFEKPPGHSSPMHDHENEQVCLCLEGELTVATEDSEVTLQPNDSVLLESNETHRVENTGDERAVGLDVFAPGRSFDFWTDREE; encoded by the coding sequence ATGAAGCCCGTGAAGTTCGACGACGCGGAGACGTACGAGCCCGAAGAGGGCTGGCGCCGCGTCGCGATGGCGGGCAGCGACCAGTTCTCCTTCGAGTGGTTCGAGAAGCCGCCGGGCCACAGCTCGCCGATGCACGACCACGAGAACGAGCAGGTGTGTCTCTGCCTGGAGGGCGAGCTCACGGTCGCCACCGAGGACAGCGAGGTCACGCTGCAGCCGAACGACTCGGTGCTGCTCGAATCGAACGAGACCCACCGCGTCGAGAACACCGGCGACGAGCGCGCGGTCGGCCTGGACGTGTTCGCGCCCGGGCGCTCGTTCGACTTCTGGACGGACCGCGAGGAATGA
- a CDS encoding fumarylacetoacetate hydrolase family protein, with amino-acid sequence MKYLARTATGDPLLGGEDGYVRLDAVEPGLDSVRDALPRAADGTLGDVSDAPAEPVPAEDITFGAPLAEFGKLWGIGLNYEEHAGDLDEQRPEEPASFMKPSTVPTGPGGPIRLPPESQSERVTAEAELGVVMGRTCRNVDEADFEDVIAGFLPVIDMTAEDVLQRNPRFLTRAKSYDTFLVPGAALAVPEEPLDLTSLSVRTEVNGSVEAENEIRNMLFPPEEIVSFHSDVMTLEPGDLFSTGTPGAAHIEPGDDVRAVVESIGTAEAPVTR; translated from the coding sequence ATGAAGTACCTCGCACGCACCGCGACCGGCGACCCGCTGCTCGGCGGCGAGGACGGCTACGTCCGGCTGGACGCGGTCGAACCGGGCCTCGACAGCGTCCGGGACGCGCTCCCGCGCGCTGCGGACGGGACGCTCGGCGACGTGTCGGACGCGCCCGCCGAGCCCGTGCCCGCCGAGGACATCACGTTCGGCGCGCCGCTCGCGGAGTTCGGGAAGCTCTGGGGCATCGGCCTGAACTACGAGGAGCACGCCGGCGACCTCGACGAACAGCGCCCAGAGGAGCCCGCGAGCTTCATGAAGCCCTCGACGGTCCCCACGGGACCGGGCGGCCCGATCCGGCTCCCCCCGGAGTCGCAGAGCGAGCGCGTCACCGCCGAGGCCGAACTCGGCGTCGTGATGGGACGCACCTGTCGGAACGTCGACGAGGCGGACTTCGAGGACGTAATCGCGGGGTTCCTCCCCGTCATCGACATGACGGCGGAGGACGTCCTCCAGCGGAATCCGCGGTTCCTCACGCGCGCGAAGAGCTACGACACGTTCCTCGTGCCCGGCGCCGCGCTCGCGGTGCCCGAGGAGCCCCTGGACCTCACGTCGCTGTCCGTGCGGACGGAGGTCAACGGGAGCGTGGAGGCCGAAAACGAGATTCGGAATATGCTGTTCCCGCCGGAGGAAATCGTCTCGTTCCACTCGGACGTGATGACCCTCGAACCCGGCGACCTGTTCAGCACGGGAACGCCGGGTGCGGCGCACATCGAGCCCGGCGACGACGTGCGGGCCGTCGTCGAGTCCATCGGCACCGCCGAGGCGCCGGTGACCCGGTAA
- a CDS encoding universal stress protein, translated as MYRVLLPVGDNTDRALNAAEAAGDFPNAEEEVEVVILNVFEEFEVSGEAGQVNSEDVWDETNYPESVDAAEEYLESRVASVSKRREHGDVAEEVLAVAEEIGADNIVMGGRQRSPTGKVLFGSTTQSVMLSASCPVTVSLGE; from the coding sequence GTGTACCGAGTACTCTTGCCAGTCGGTGACAACACGGACCGCGCGTTGAACGCCGCCGAGGCCGCCGGGGACTTCCCGAACGCCGAGGAAGAAGTCGAGGTCGTCATCCTGAACGTCTTCGAGGAGTTCGAAGTCAGCGGCGAGGCCGGCCAGGTCAACTCCGAGGACGTCTGGGACGAGACGAACTACCCGGAGAGCGTCGACGCCGCCGAGGAGTACCTCGAGTCGAGAGTGGCGTCGGTGTCGAAGCGCCGCGAGCACGGCGACGTCGCCGAGGAAGTGCTCGCGGTCGCCGAGGAGATCGGCGCCGACAACATCGTGATGGGCGGCCGCCAGCGGAGCCCCACCGGGAAGGTGCTGTTCGGGAGCACTACGCAGTCGGTGATGCTGTCGGCGTCCTGTCCGGTGACCGTGTCGCTCGGGGAGTGA
- a CDS encoding TAXI family TRAP transporter solute-binding subunit: MVDESMKRRKFLYGTAAAGIAGIAGCSGDGSGDGDGDGGGDTTTESGGGGDTTTEGGDNGGSESLSLRVGTSAGGTQDVGLAVERAVSQESDTLDYSTIESPGYIGTIYRMAQNQFNAGITDNNSLNKALDDRGRFSEQSVSRIPQYGFGAFPYSIYVVARDGTDIETFDDLAGKNVYPAEPGYSTRATTLDVWSQDPTADVYDQMNIQNMGVGDAPGAMEEGTIDASIAYGAPGVRYTGFVQEMASRVDLHYVEPTDALIESAESYSGAGTTRTPYEDWQIAGADIGTDEVFTWDLEVNYTFNPEANPDAVYELCRVVHEHNDVVNNGEAQFNDYDSAEEMLAYAQERIPVHPGAVQYYKDNDAWDDSLTEGETA, encoded by the coding sequence ATGGTGGACGAAAGCATGAAGCGACGTAAGTTCCTGTACGGTACAGCTGCAGCGGGCATCGCGGGCATCGCTGGATGTAGTGGAGACGGCAGCGGCGACGGCGACGGCGACGGTGGCGGCGACACGACCACCGAGAGCGGCGGCGGTGGCGACACCACGACCGAGGGAGGCGACAACGGCGGCAGCGAGAGCCTCTCGCTGCGCGTCGGGACCTCCGCCGGTGGGACGCAGGACGTCGGGCTCGCCGTAGAGCGCGCCGTCAGCCAGGAAAGCGACACCCTCGACTACTCGACCATCGAGAGCCCCGGCTACATCGGGACCATCTACCGGATGGCCCAGAACCAGTTCAACGCCGGCATCACCGACAACAACTCGCTGAACAAGGCCCTCGACGACCGCGGCCGGTTCTCCGAGCAGTCGGTCTCCCGCATCCCCCAGTACGGGTTCGGCGCGTTCCCGTACAGCATCTACGTCGTCGCCCGCGACGGCACGGACATCGAGACGTTCGACGACCTCGCCGGCAAGAACGTCTACCCCGCCGAGCCGGGCTACTCGACGCGCGCGACGACGCTCGACGTCTGGTCGCAGGACCCGACGGCGGACGTCTACGACCAGATGAACATCCAGAACATGGGCGTCGGTGACGCGCCCGGTGCGATGGAGGAAGGCACCATCGACGCGTCCATCGCGTACGGCGCTCCGGGCGTCCGGTACACCGGCTTCGTGCAGGAGATGGCCTCCCGCGTCGACCTCCACTACGTCGAACCGACGGACGCGCTCATCGAGTCCGCGGAGTCGTACTCCGGCGCCGGTACCACTCGGACGCCCTACGAGGACTGGCAGATCGCGGGTGCGGACATCGGCACCGACGAGGTGTTCACCTGGGACCTCGAGGTCAACTACACGTTCAACCCCGAGGCCAACCCCGACGCAGTCTACGAGCTGTGCCGCGTCGTCCACGAGCACAACGACGTCGTCAACAACGGCGAAGCGCAGTTCAACGACTACGACTCCGCCGAGGAGATGCTCGCCTACGCCCAGGAGCGCATCCCCGTCCACCCCGGCGCTGTCCAGTACTACAAGGACAACGACGCCTGGGACGACAGCCTCACAGAGGGCGAGACGGCGTAA
- a CDS encoding TRAP transporter fused permease subunit, with translation MDTQSERETGPSGWLRGLDISVTLVALLFWVTVLWWAYTQQWSTVKYAVLFVGGIMTVYALNETRESLEEGSRIDALVLLPSAGVLITASFYFFLNFEMVYLLRQGFASEHEYMLARLIIISLLYLTWREFGNLFLGLVIGVMLYAMFGDAVPGVLGHAGMSQLTLLQATVTDLYGFYGSLTQLTASWIAPFLLYAGLLFAYGAFDLILRLAIVAAGRIRSGVAQTAVLSSAVIGSINGSYTANAAMTGSFTIPTMKESGMSGHRAAGIEAVASTAGQVLPPVMGASAFVMASYLGVAYLNIVVAGLVPAAILVTSIAIAVHYTAISDSSDQDMEFSEFFDEPLTRNEKIAEALRFGIPFGVLIYYLGFAQYTVMTSAMYTVFAMIITGVVMPPFQRLVDGSDISPVSEFVTQFKNTVHGFRRGAIILAPIAIILVVISGVVNLFSTTGVPAKIALLMINLSGGVLLFAVLLGMAVAIVMGVGMPTVAAYVIVAILIVPTFVSEFGVAEITAHYTMFYAAILAGITPPVATAAVVAAGIAEANFWRTCGAALKIAAPLFVLPIAFVYNPAMISMTPGLETLFVGFLVVMGAISIIYGLNYPFKLSIGRKILLRSALAVLGVLIMTYPMPLAKIAGIAVFVAVFVAEKVMVRGLKNPLGKEVKQ, from the coding sequence ATGGATACACAATCTGAACGAGAGACCGGGCCCTCGGGGTGGCTGCGTGGCCTCGACATCAGCGTCACGCTCGTAGCCCTCCTGTTCTGGGTAACCGTCCTCTGGTGGGCGTACACCCAACAGTGGTCGACGGTCAAGTACGCCGTCCTGTTCGTCGGCGGCATCATGACGGTGTACGCCCTCAACGAAACCCGCGAATCGCTCGAAGAAGGCAGCCGGATAGACGCCCTGGTGTTGCTGCCGTCGGCCGGCGTGCTCATCACGGCGTCCTTTTACTTCTTCCTGAACTTCGAGATGGTCTACCTCCTGCGTCAGGGGTTCGCCAGCGAGCACGAGTACATGCTCGCGCGGCTCATCATCATCTCGCTGCTGTACCTCACGTGGCGCGAGTTCGGGAACCTCTTCCTCGGACTCGTCATCGGCGTGATGCTGTACGCGATGTTCGGCGACGCCGTCCCCGGCGTACTCGGACACGCGGGAATGAGCCAACTGACCCTCCTGCAGGCGACGGTCACTGACCTGTACGGGTTCTACGGCTCGCTCACGCAGCTGACCGCGTCCTGGATCGCGCCGTTCCTCCTGTACGCGGGACTGCTGTTCGCGTACGGCGCGTTCGACCTGATCCTCCGCCTCGCTATCGTCGCGGCCGGGCGCATTCGGTCGGGCGTGGCACAGACGGCCGTGCTCTCCTCGGCCGTCATCGGCTCCATCAACGGCTCGTACACCGCGAACGCCGCCATGACGGGGTCGTTCACGATTCCGACGATGAAGGAGAGCGGGATGTCCGGCCACCGCGCGGCCGGCATCGAAGCCGTCGCGTCGACCGCGGGACAGGTGCTCCCGCCGGTCATGGGCGCGTCCGCGTTCGTGATGGCGTCCTACCTCGGCGTGGCGTACCTCAACATCGTCGTCGCCGGGCTCGTGCCGGCAGCGATTCTGGTCACGTCGATCGCCATCGCAGTCCACTACACCGCGATCAGCGACTCCAGCGACCAGGACATGGAGTTCTCGGAGTTCTTCGACGAACCGCTCACGCGCAACGAGAAGATCGCCGAGGCGCTCCGGTTCGGCATCCCGTTCGGCGTCCTCATCTACTACCTCGGCTTCGCCCAGTACACGGTGATGACGTCCGCGATGTACACCGTGTTCGCGATGATCATCACGGGCGTCGTGATGCCGCCGTTCCAGCGACTCGTCGACGGGTCGGACATCTCCCCCGTATCGGAGTTCGTCACGCAGTTCAAGAACACCGTTCACGGCTTCCGGCGGGGCGCCATCATCCTCGCGCCCATCGCCATCATCCTCGTGGTCATCAGCGGCGTCGTGAACCTGTTCTCGACGACCGGTGTCCCCGCGAAGATCGCGCTGCTGATGATCAACCTCTCCGGCGGCGTCCTGCTGTTCGCAGTGCTGCTCGGGATGGCCGTCGCTATCGTGATGGGCGTCGGGATGCCGACGGTGGCCGCCTACGTCATCGTGGCCATCCTCATTGTCCCGACGTTCGTCTCCGAGTTCGGCGTCGCGGAGATCACCGCCCACTACACGATGTTCTACGCGGCCATCCTGGCGGGCATCACACCGCCGGTGGCGACAGCGGCCGTCGTCGCGGCGGGCATCGCGGAGGCGAACTTCTGGCGGACTTGCGGGGCGGCGCTGAAAATCGCCGCGCCGCTGTTCGTCCTGCCGATCGCGTTCGTCTACAACCCCGCGATGATTTCGATGACCCCGGGCCTCGAGACGCTCTTCGTCGGCTTCCTGGTCGTGATGGGCGCCATCTCCATCATCTACGGGCTGAACTACCCGTTCAAGCTGTCCATCGGACGCAAAATCCTCCTCCGGAGCGCGCTCGCGGTGCTCGGCGTGCTCATCATGACGTACCCGATGCCGCTCGCGAAGATTGCGGGCATCGCCGTCTTCGTCGCCGTCTTCGTCGCCGAGAAGGTGATGGTCCGCGGCCTCAAGAACCCCCTCGGGAAGGAGGTGAAACAATGA
- a CDS encoding acetyl-CoA hydrolase/transferase C-terminal domain-containing protein: protein MTGPPEKPVEQRLHGDLPVVDAATAAGAIDADATVLTSGFGSVGYPKAIPLALADDDRDLALTVVHSGNVGDEIDVDLVESGAVERRFSYQSSRVARDLTNRREVSFSDRNASSIGDEVQHGGMVDPDVAVVEAVAVGEDWFVPSTSLGQVPAFVEAADRLYVELNRRQPLELQALHDIYRPDAPPNRDPVPISDPGERIGTTHVSFEPEKLAGVVETDTADSTYTFRDPTDDDLAIAENLGEFLDAEMERSPVFEDAVHLQFGVGSLGNALMGELKELDFGGRDVVYFGELIQDGLLDMLDDGRLECASATSMALTDEGQQRLFENVERYAEDVVLRPADVSNHPGVIDQFGVVGVNSAIEFDIYGNVNSTHVGGKQMINGVGGSADFNRNSLVTVCALPSTLKGGEVSRVVPMAFHVDHTEHDVDVFVTEQGVADVRGLSPVERAERIIENCAHPEFAPELRSYLDDVREQDNHIPHDVQRAAEWHE from the coding sequence ATGACCGGCCCACCCGAAAAACCTGTCGAGCAGCGGCTGCACGGCGACCTACCGGTCGTCGACGCGGCGACTGCGGCGGGAGCCATCGACGCGGACGCGACGGTGCTCACGAGCGGGTTCGGGAGCGTCGGCTACCCGAAGGCGATTCCGCTCGCGCTCGCCGACGACGACCGCGACCTCGCGCTGACGGTCGTCCACAGCGGGAACGTCGGCGACGAGATCGACGTCGACCTCGTGGAGTCCGGCGCCGTCGAGCGGCGGTTCTCCTACCAGTCCTCCCGGGTCGCCCGCGACCTGACGAACCGCCGCGAGGTGTCGTTCAGCGACCGGAACGCCTCCTCCATCGGCGACGAGGTCCAGCACGGCGGGATGGTCGACCCCGACGTCGCGGTCGTCGAAGCGGTCGCCGTCGGCGAGGACTGGTTCGTGCCGTCGACGTCGCTCGGCCAGGTGCCCGCGTTCGTGGAGGCGGCCGACAGGCTGTACGTGGAGCTGAACCGCCGCCAGCCGCTCGAACTGCAGGCGCTCCACGATATCTACCGCCCGGACGCGCCGCCGAACCGCGACCCCGTCCCCATCTCCGACCCGGGCGAGCGCATCGGCACCACGCACGTCAGCTTCGAACCCGAGAAGCTGGCGGGCGTCGTGGAGACGGACACCGCGGACTCCACGTACACGTTCCGCGACCCGACCGACGACGACCTCGCCATCGCGGAGAACCTCGGCGAGTTCCTCGACGCCGAAATGGAGCGCTCGCCGGTGTTCGAGGACGCCGTCCACCTCCAGTTCGGCGTCGGGTCGCTCGGGAACGCGCTGATGGGCGAACTCAAGGAGCTCGACTTCGGCGGCCGCGACGTCGTCTACTTCGGCGAGCTCATCCAGGACGGCCTGCTCGACATGCTCGACGACGGCCGCCTGGAGTGCGCGAGCGCGACGTCGATGGCGCTCACCGACGAGGGCCAGCAGCGACTCTTCGAGAACGTCGAGCGGTACGCCGAGGACGTCGTGTTGCGGCCGGCGGACGTCTCGAACCACCCGGGCGTCATCGACCAGTTCGGCGTCGTCGGCGTCAACAGCGCCATCGAGTTCGACATCTACGGGAACGTCAACTCCACGCACGTCGGCGGCAAGCAGATGATCAACGGCGTCGGCGGCTCCGCGGACTTCAACCGGAACTCCCTGGTGACCGTCTGCGCGCTCCCGTCGACCCTGAAGGGCGGCGAGGTCTCCCGCGTCGTCCCGATGGCGTTCCACGTCGACCACACCGAACACGACGTCGACGTGTTCGTCACCGAGCAGGGCGTCGCTGACGTCCGCGGGCTGTCGCCCGTCGAGCGCGCCGAGCGCATCATCGAGAACTGCGCGCACCCCGAGTTTGCGCCCGAACTGCGCTCGTACCTCGACGACGTCCGCGAGCAGGACAACCACATCCCGCACGACGTCCAGCGCGCCGCCGAGTGGCACGAGTAA
- a CDS encoding cupin domain-containing protein, translating into METPENLTVGSWDDPFVVEEAYDGIERRVLCFDDETMQVHYTVDEGAVFPEHEHEETRQTVYVVSGAVELFGDHETVLEAGDTFIVGPGVRHGVRGVAEETELLDTFTPRIEEYAQK; encoded by the coding sequence ATGGAGACGCCCGAGAATCTCACTGTCGGCTCGTGGGACGACCCGTTCGTCGTGGAGGAGGCTTACGACGGCATCGAGCGCCGCGTGCTCTGTTTCGACGACGAGACGATGCAGGTCCACTACACCGTCGACGAGGGCGCGGTGTTCCCCGAGCACGAGCACGAGGAGACCCGGCAGACGGTCTACGTCGTCAGCGGCGCCGTCGAACTGTTCGGCGACCACGAGACGGTGCTGGAGGCCGGCGACACGTTCATCGTCGGGCCGGGCGTCCGCCACGGCGTTCGCGGGGTCGCCGAGGAGACCGAACTCCTGGACACGTTCACACCCCGCATCGAGGAGTACGCGCAGAAATAA
- the lhgO gene encoding L-2-hydroxyglutarate oxidase — MSRRQRNPATNMMRHDVAIVGGGCVGLSVAKHLSEQTDLDVAVLEKEHHLAAHQSGRNSGVLHPGFNYPPDSKKARFATEGTSRMKEYCAEHDVPCDELGVLVVAKDDDEEARLDDLAEQAEANGVEYELLRSQAEIHEHEPHAEGQAALYAPEAASVDSQQYVYALAKEIQEAGVDLYTGYEVTRVEETAEGYHLATTNGHFEASYLVNAAGLHADELAHQVGVGEDYQVVPFRGEYYEVRPERAELCQTMIYPTPNPELPFLGVHYTRRTDGKVIVGPNAVLAFGREAYENTDFDPRDLYETLTYEGFRKLLSSRMMVKVAWDELNKSYRKEKFTEASQRLVPGVRAADLQKSYAGIRAQLVSDDGELVKDPLFVEREDAVHILNAVSPGLTSSLPFGEHIAETLAEKV, encoded by the coding sequence ATAAGCCGCCGGCAGCGGAACCCTGCGACGAACATGATGCGCCACGACGTCGCCATCGTCGGCGGCGGCTGCGTCGGACTGTCGGTCGCGAAGCACCTCAGCGAGCAGACCGATCTCGACGTCGCCGTCCTGGAGAAGGAACACCACCTCGCGGCCCACCAGAGCGGCCGGAACTCGGGCGTCCTCCACCCGGGGTTCAACTACCCGCCGGACTCGAAGAAGGCGCGGTTCGCGACCGAGGGCACCAGCCGGATGAAGGAGTACTGCGCCGAGCACGACGTCCCCTGCGACGAGCTCGGCGTGCTCGTGGTGGCGAAAGACGACGACGAGGAGGCGCGCCTCGACGACCTCGCCGAGCAGGCCGAGGCCAACGGCGTGGAGTACGAGCTCCTCCGCTCGCAGGCCGAGATTCACGAACACGAGCCCCACGCGGAGGGGCAGGCGGCGCTGTACGCGCCCGAGGCCGCGTCCGTCGACTCCCAGCAGTACGTGTACGCGCTCGCCAAGGAGATACAGGAGGCGGGCGTCGACCTCTACACGGGCTACGAAGTGACGCGCGTCGAGGAAACAGCTGAGGGCTACCACCTCGCGACGACGAACGGCCACTTCGAGGCGTCCTACCTGGTGAACGCGGCGGGACTGCACGCCGACGAGCTCGCCCACCAGGTCGGCGTCGGCGAGGACTACCAGGTGGTGCCGTTCCGCGGCGAGTACTACGAGGTCCGCCCGGAGCGCGCCGAGCTCTGCCAGACGATGATCTACCCGACGCCGAACCCCGAGCTCCCGTTCCTCGGCGTCCACTACACGCGCCGCACGGACGGGAAGGTCATCGTCGGGCCGAACGCGGTGCTCGCGTTCGGCCGCGAGGCCTACGAGAACACGGATTTCGACCCCCGCGACCTCTACGAGACGCTCACCTACGAGGGGTTCCGGAAGCTGCTGTCCTCCCGGATGATGGTGAAGGTGGCGTGGGACGAGCTCAACAAGTCCTACCGGAAAGAGAAGTTCACGGAGGCGTCCCAGCGGCTCGTCCCGGGCGTGCGCGCTGCGGACCTCCAGAAGAGCTACGCGGGCATCCGCGCGCAGCTCGTCAGCGACGACGGCGAGCTCGTGAAGGACCCGCTGTTCGTCGAGCGCGAGGACGCCGTCCACATCCTCAACGCGGTCTCACCCGGCCTGACGTCGTCGCTGCCGTTCGGCGAGCACATCGCGGAGACGCTCGCCGAGAAGGTCTGA